Proteins encoded together in one Candidatus Nezhaarchaeales archaeon window:
- a CDS encoding THUMP domain-containing protein — MSLKPPIKTLSKDHPSLIIITCEKGKEEQALIEFLDCVYHADLNVKVEKTSFPGVLIATSSIEPRSLLRVLRSYNVKNIKRAIPVDKLVPADLDHVLQAALELCVKQLKPPSTFAVKCERRGRAFRSSLEVEVLVGEELRRKLGCKVDLKRPDYLVCIEVVDGHAGVTLLSKDEYSHLKVA, encoded by the coding sequence GTGTCCTTAAAGCCGCCCATAAAAACCTTAAGTAAGGATCATCCATCCCTCATTATTATAACCTGCGAAAAGGGTAAGGAGGAGCAAGCGCTTATAGAGTTCCTCGATTGCGTCTACCACGCGGATTTAAACGTTAAAGTGGAGAAAACAAGTTTCCCCGGCGTTTTAATAGCTACGTCAAGCATTGAGCCACGTAGCCTATTACGCGTACTAAGATCGTATAACGTTAAAAACATTAAGCGCGCCATCCCCGTGGATAAGCTGGTTCCAGCGGACTTAGACCACGTGCTTCAAGCAGCCTTAGAGTTATGCGTAAAACAGCTAAAACCCCCCTCAACCTTCGCCGTGAAGTGTGAGAGGCGAGGAAGAGCCTTTAGGTCGAGCCTTGAAGTCGAAGTCCTCGTAGGCGAAGAGTTAAGGAGGAAGCTAGGATGCAAGGTAGACTTAAAGAGGCCCGATTACCTAGTATGTATCGAGGTAGTCGACGGTCATGCAGGTGTAACACTCCTCTCAAAGGACGAATATAGCCATTTAAAAGTAGCCTAA
- the rnhB gene encoding ribonuclease HII gives MDEAGRGAVLGPMVIAGILIRGDDEEKLRSLGVRDSKKLTPAVRASLYPRILNLALNVEILKLEPRELDNAIIKRRRKGGLNHLEAVSMIYVINRLKPNTVYVDTPHPDPMKFKALITSGLRVKDVNVVCEHRADEKYPVVSAASVIAKVERDRAIARIKEVYGEVGSGYPSDATTKRFLIQWYSRFKCFPSFVRRSWKSIRRVREECRWIKLI, from the coding sequence ATTGACGAGGCGGGGAGGGGGGCCGTCCTAGGCCCAATGGTTATCGCCGGTATTTTAATACGTGGAGACGATGAGGAAAAACTTCGAAGTTTAGGTGTACGCGATTCCAAGAAGTTAACGCCAGCCGTCCGCGCATCGTTATACCCTAGGATCCTTAACCTAGCTTTAAACGTTGAAATCCTAAAGCTGGAGCCTCGAGAGCTAGATAACGCGATTATTAAGAGGCGGCGGAAAGGAGGTTTAAACCATCTAGAGGCAGTCTCGATGATATACGTAATTAATAGGTTGAAGCCTAACACCGTCTACGTGGATACTCCGCACCCAGACCCGATGAAGTTTAAGGCGCTTATAACCTCGGGCTTAAGGGTTAAGGACGTTAACGTGGTATGCGAACATCGTGCTGACGAAAAGTACCCGGTAGTATCGGCAGCATCTGTGATAGCTAAGGTTGAACGTGACCGTGCGATCGCCAGGATAAAGGAGGTCTACGGAGAGGTAGGTTCAGGTTATCCTTCAGACGCTACAACTAAGAGGTTTCTTATACAGTGGTATAGTAGGTTTAAATGTTTTCCTAGCTTCGTTAGGAGAAGCTGGAAATCTATTCGTAGAGTAAGGGAAGAATGTAGATGGATTAAACTTATATAA
- a CDS encoding LSM domain-containing protein — translation MRPLPRISKSDNPLSRIQPLTGSLVEVHLIDGRVLKGRLTSVDPDLLNILLEKVETNDGKKAPLVLVSGAFIASIYFVSPSEPAMEDLDLKSKILMLLVKSPRLSAVEIAKMLNEKPELVRRVIRQLKKSGLIEPRASRSKTEKR, via the coding sequence ATGCGGCCATTGCCCCGTATTAGTAAAAGCGATAACCCGTTAAGTAGGATACAACCTTTAACCGGGTCACTAGTTGAAGTTCACTTAATCGATGGAAGGGTGCTTAAAGGGAGACTTACATCTGTTGACCCGGATCTCTTAAACATTCTGCTTGAGAAGGTTGAAACCAACGACGGGAAGAAGGCTCCATTAGTATTAGTGTCCGGGGCCTTCATAGCTAGCATATACTTCGTTTCGCCGTCGGAGCCGGCAATGGAGGACTTAGACCTTAAATCTAAGATCTTAATGCTACTTGTGAAGAGCCCGAGGCTTTCCGCAGTTGAAATCGCTAAGATGCTAAATGAAAAACCCGAGCTCGTACGTAGGGTTATACGTCAACTTAAGAAGAGCGGCCTCATCGAACCCCGGGCGAGTCGATCTAAAACCGAAAAGCGTTAA
- a CDS encoding ORC1-type DNA replication protein, translated as MSELLEEELRKSKLFKDESKLSIDYVPRLLPHREEQLKLLMRIFKVLIDNPGGMFQKALLIGSVGTGKTAVSKSFGNFLSSYAERMMIPLKYVHVNCHRDRNLFMVVKRIIQSVKPTLPTRGFSPQELIYMLWQALDERNAYVLVTLDEVDVMVKSFGESALYDILRISDEYLNKPQRMSLILISRDAVWLTMLDQSTRSSLMHNIIKFEPYTSHQLKDILNDRVKLAFYDGVVTDETLELIADLVGWDRGGSGDARYALELLWQAGKVAEAKGFQWVTPEHVREARASLHPSIRREEVQGLTNHEKYVLLSLARLLRRSHKAYASMGEMEEEYRSVCEEFQEQPRKHTQVWNFVQNLRNLGIVITKVVTTPKGRTTLISLPETPAELLEREVSKTL; from the coding sequence TTGTCGGAGCTTCTAGAGGAGGAGCTACGTAAATCGAAGCTTTTTAAGGATGAAAGTAAGCTTTCAATAGACTACGTCCCCCGCCTACTCCCCCATAGAGAAGAACAACTAAAGCTTCTAATGAGAATTTTCAAAGTGCTTATCGATAACCCTGGAGGTATGTTTCAAAAAGCCCTACTTATAGGTAGCGTAGGTACAGGTAAAACGGCTGTTTCTAAGAGCTTCGGAAACTTCTTATCAAGCTACGCTGAGAGGATGATGATTCCGCTAAAGTATGTCCACGTGAATTGCCACCGCGATCGTAACTTATTCATGGTGGTTAAGAGGATAATCCAAAGCGTAAAACCGACACTACCAACAAGAGGTTTCAGCCCTCAGGAGCTAATTTACATGCTTTGGCAAGCCCTCGATGAGCGTAACGCCTACGTACTAGTAACACTCGACGAAGTCGACGTGATGGTTAAAAGCTTCGGGGAATCAGCCTTATACGATATACTACGTATATCGGACGAATACTTAAATAAGCCTCAAAGGATGAGCCTCATACTAATCTCGCGAGATGCTGTTTGGCTTACGATGCTGGATCAAAGCACGCGTTCAAGCCTAATGCATAACATCATCAAGTTCGAACCTTACACCTCACATCAGCTTAAAGATATACTGAACGATAGGGTGAAGCTCGCCTTCTACGATGGCGTTGTAACCGATGAAACCCTCGAGCTAATAGCAGACCTCGTAGGCTGGGATCGAGGGGGGAGCGGTGATGCACGATACGCCTTAGAGCTGCTATGGCAAGCCGGTAAGGTAGCTGAAGCTAAAGGTTTTCAATGGGTGACCCCCGAGCACGTAAGGGAAGCGCGAGCATCCCTACATCCATCGATAAGGCGTGAGGAGGTTCAAGGCCTAACAAACCACGAGAAATACGTACTACTATCGTTAGCTAGGTTGCTTCGGCGTAGCCATAAAGCCTACGCGTCCATGGGGGAAATGGAGGAAGAATATAGGTCAGTATGTGAAGAATTTCAGGAACAACCCCGTAAGCATACCCAAGTATGGAACTTCGTTCAGAACTTAAGGAACCTCGGCATCGTTATAACCAAGGTTGTAACAACCCCCAAAGGAAGGACAACGTTAATAAGTCTACCAGAAACACCAGCCGAACTACTAGAGCGAGAAGTATCTAAAACACTATAG
- the moaC gene encoding cyclic pyranopterin monophosphate synthase MoaC, with product MLKGMVDITRKDDVYREAVVEGVIKLKEETVQRILKGNVEKGDVLTSARLAAILAAKKTPELIPLCHPVNITNVQVDFEIKKDLVKVRSIVKSIGKTGVEMEALTATTIALLTIWDMVKKYEKDPNGSYPYSEIKSVKVIVKRKGVINNDTAEN from the coding sequence GTGCTTAAAGGTATGGTAGATATAACAAGGAAGGATGACGTATACCGGGAGGCCGTGGTTGAAGGGGTCATTAAGCTTAAGGAGGAAACGGTTCAAAGAATACTTAAGGGTAACGTGGAGAAAGGCGACGTATTAACCTCGGCCCGCCTAGCGGCTATACTAGCGGCTAAGAAAACACCTGAGCTAATACCATTATGCCACCCCGTAAACATAACTAACGTACAGGTGGATTTCGAGATTAAAAAGGACCTAGTGAAGGTTCGAAGCATCGTTAAATCGATAGGTAAAACCGGGGTAGAAATGGAGGCCTTAACAGCGACAACAATCGCGCTTTTAACGATCTGGGACATGGTTAAAAAGTACGAAAAAGACCCCAACGGCTCCTATCCCTACTCCGAAATTAAAAGTGTAAAGGTCATAGTTAAACGTAAAGGCGTGATTAATAACGATACGGCTGAAAACTAA
- a CDS encoding winged helix-turn-helix domain-containing protein, with amino-acid sequence MIEEILSSKGRVKILKVLIDHAELNISEIVKRSDLNHSTTNAHLKELKKFGIVDEKRFGRVRIFRLKLEDPRVQALKTTFETFKIYEEAAGQRA; translated from the coding sequence ATGATCGAGGAGATACTATCATCAAAGGGCCGCGTGAAAATATTAAAGGTCCTCATAGACCACGCCGAACTAAATATTTCAGAAATCGTTAAAAGATCCGACCTCAACCATTCTACTACTAACGCACACCTAAAAGAATTGAAAAAGTTTGGTATAGTAGACGAGAAACGCTTTGGAAGGGTGAGGATTTTCAGGTTAAAGCTCGAAGACCCAAGAGTTCAAGCACTTAAAACCACCTTCGAAACCTTTAAAATATACGAGGAGGCCGCAGGTCAACGTGCTTAA